A window from Brachyhypopomus gauderio isolate BG-103 chromosome 6, BGAUD_0.2, whole genome shotgun sequence encodes these proteins:
- the bmp8a gene encoding bone morphogenetic protein 8A, whose product MTRPGRLGVIRPLLSPSLSVCSSLTLYPSLSPSVEHEKDLLLPRPYWKEFRFDLTPLPQGETVTAAEFRIYKTLSVGQQADRTLHISVYEIQRERRYREPELVLLDIQSVPAGQEGWLAFDVTSASNRWLLHPRSNLGIRLYVETEDDGSSPAGWVGLVGRRGPRSKQPFMVTFFRASQAPCRPPRALRHSSPRKKKHKYDLPHPNKPGIFDQHHLNSGRQACKKHELYVSFSDLGWKDWVLAPPGYSAYYCDGECDYPLGSCMNATNHAMIQLVVHLIKPNEVPKACCAPTKLSPISVLFYDDNNNVILKKHRNMVVKTCGCL is encoded by the exons ATGACACGTCCAGGCAGACTGGGAGTTATCCGTCCTCTtttatccccctctctctctgtctgttcctctctgactctctatccctctctctctccctcagtggAGCATGAGAAAGACCTCCTCCTGCCTCGGCCCTACTGGAAGGAGTTCCGTTTCGACCTGACGCCGCTCCCTCAGGGTGAGACGGTGACCGCGGCCGAGTTTCGTATCTACAAGACCCTGAGCGTGGGTCAGCAGGCTGACCGCACCCTCCACATCTCTGTGTATGAGATCCAGAGGGAGAGGAGATACAG GGAGCCTGAGCTGGTGCTGTTGGACATACAGTCTGTGCCAGCGGGACAGGAGGGCTGGCTGGCGTTTGACGTGACCTCCGCCAGCAATCGCTGGCTGCTACACCCACGGAGCAACCTGGGCATCCGACTGTATGTGGAAACTGAGGATG ACGGCTCTTCTCCTGCAGGGTGGGTGGGTTTGGTGGGACGCAGGGGGCCGCGCTCCAAACAGCCCTTCATGGTGACGTTCTTCAGGGCGAGCCAGGCACCGTGCCGCCCGCCTCGGGCCCTCAGACACAGCAGCCCACGCAAGAAGAAACACAAATATGACCTGCCCCACCCAAACAAACCCGGAATATTTG ACCAACATCATCTAAACAGTGGTCGACAGGCCTGTAAGAAGCATGAGTTATATGTTAGCTTCAGTGACCTGGGCTGGAAG GACTGGGTTTTGGCTCCTCCTGGATACTCGGCGTATTACTGTGATGGGGAATGTGACTACCCTCTGGGCTCCTGTATGAACGCTACTAACCACGCCATGATCCAGCTTGTG GTCCACCTTATAAAGCCAAACGAGGTCCCGAAGGCCTGCTGTGCACCCACCAAACTCAGCCCAATCTCCGTGCTCTTCTATGATGACAACAACAATGTAATACTAAAGAAGCATCGGAACATGGTGGTCAAGACCTGCGGTTGCCTGTGA
- the psma2b gene encoding proteasome_alpha_type_2 domain-containing protein, with the protein MAERGYSFSLTTFSPSGKLVQIEYALAAVAAGAPSVGIKASNGVVLATEKKQKSVLYDEQSVHKVEPITKHIGMVYSGMGPDYRVLVRRARKLAQQYFLVYQEPIPTGQLVQRVASVMQEYTQSGGVRPFGVSLLIAGWDEDRPYLFQSDPSGAYFAWKATAMGKNYVNGKTFLEKRYNEDLELEDAIHTAILTLKESFEGQMTEDNIEVGICNEDGFRRLSPAEVKDYLAAIA; encoded by the exons ATGGCAGAGCGAGGATACAGTTTTTCTCTCACCACATTTAG CCCGTCTGGCAAACTGGTGCAGATCGAGTACGCGCTGGCAGCTGTGGCGGCTGGTGCACCCTCTGTAGGAATCAAAG CATCCAATGGTGTGGTGTTGGCAACTGAGAAGAAACAGAAGTCTGTCCTTTACGATGAGCAGAGTGTTCATAAAGTTGAACCTATAACTAAACACATTGGAATGGTGTACAGCGGTATGGGTCCAGACTACAG GGTTTTGGTCAGAAGAGCCCGGAAACTGGCCCAGCAGTACTTCTTGGTTTACCAAGAGCCCATTCCCACAGGCCAGCTGGTGCAGAGAGTGGCATCTGTAATGCAAGAGTATACACAGTCAGG AGGTGTTCGTCCTTTTGGAGTGTCCCTCCTGATTGCTGGTTGGGATGAGGACCGACCATACCTCTTTCAGTCTGATCCATCG GGTGCATATTTTGCCTGGAAAGCTACAGCAATGGGAAAGAACTACGTGAATGGAAAAACATTCCTAGAGAAAAG ATACAATGAAGATCTTGAACTTGAAGATGCTATACATACAGCCATCTTGACATTAAAG GAAAGCTTTGAGGGTCAGATGACTGAAGATAACATTGAAGTGGGCATCTGTAATGAGGATGGGTTTCGTAGACTTTCACCGGCTGAAGTAAAGGATTACCTGGCAGCAATTGCATAA
- the ntaq1 gene encoding protein N-terminal glutamine amidohydrolase, with amino-acid sequence MHEEGMSLKYTVITPSRNECVYTSCYCEENVWKLCEFVKAQETCPMDEVYAVFISNERKTVPIWKQKSSSDNEPVIWDYHVVLLHCNQQGQSCIYDLDTVLAFPCAFDVYSREALQSDVHLKPGFRRKLRVIPAVTYLKKFASDRSHMKSASGVWRMPPPAYPCIQTTESKMNLDDFISMDANIGCGEVYKLSDFVQHFGAKN; translated from the exons ATGCATGAAGAAGGCATGTCTTTAAAATATACAGTTATCACCCCATCAAGAAATGAATGTGTGTACACGAGCTGCTACTG TGAGGAGAATGTTTGGAAATTATGCGAGTTTGTCAAGGCTCAAGAGACTTGTCCAATGGATGAAGTGTATGCTGTCTTCatatcaaatgaaagaaaaaca GTGCCAATCTGGAAACAAAAATCCAGTAGCGATAATGAACCCGTCATTTGG GATTACCATGTTGTGCTGTTGCACTGTAACCAACAAGGCCAGAGCTGTATATATGATCTAGACACCGTCCTCGCCTTCCCGTGTGCTTTTGATGTGTACTCAAGAGAAGCCCTTCAGTCAGATGTTCACTTAAAGCCAGGATTTCGGAG GAAGTTGCGGGTTATACCAGCTGTCACCTACCTAAAGAAGTTTGCTTCAGATAGATCCCACATGAAGTCTGCAAGTGGGGTGTGGCGTATGCCCCCTCCAGCCTATCCTTGCATACAAACAACAG AATCCAAGATGAATCTAGATGACTTCATCAGCATGGATGCTAATATAGGCTGTGGCGAAGTCTATAAACTTTCTGACTTTGTGCAACACTTTGGAGCTAAGAATTGA
- the LOC143516856 gene encoding zinc finger protein 706 has protein sequence MARGQQKIQSQQKNAKKAAEKKKSQGADQKTAAKAALVHTCPVCRTQMPDPKTFKQHFESKHPKSPMPPELMDVQA, from the exons ATGGCCCGCGGTCAGCAGAAGATCCAGTCCCAGCAGAAGAACGCCAAGAAGGCAGCAGAGAAGAAGAAGTCTCAGGGAGCGGACCAGAAGACTGCGGCCAAAGCAGCACTGGTCCACACATGTCCTGTCTGCAGG ACACAGATGCCAGACCCCAAGACTTTCAAACAGCATTTCGAGAGCAAACATCCCAAGTCTCCTATGCCACCTGAACTTATGGATGTGCAGGCATAA